GGGACTACGTGATGCGCCGGCTGCTGGAGATGAACTGGATCACCCAGGAGTACCGGGACACCGAGAAGTTCCCGGTGATCGTCGAGCAGGCCGAGCAGGGCGGCCTGACCGGCGCCCGCCTGCACATCCGCCAGCAGATCCTGAACGAGATGTCCAGCGAGAAGGTCGACTGGGACCTGGAGAAGCTCCAGAGCATCGGCGGCACCGTGCACACCACCATCGACCCGGCCATGCAGGCCGCGGCCGAGCAGGCGGTGGGCGAGGTCATGCAGGGCCAGAACCCGGAGCTGCGGACCTCGATGTCGGCCATCGACCCGGCCACCGGCGCCGTCAAGGCGTACTGGGGCGGCGCGGACGGCGGCGGCATCGACTACCAGACCGGCACGCTCCAGGAGCCGGGGTCGTCGTTCAAGCCGTTCGACTTCGTGGCGGCCCTCCAGGCCGGCGAGGGCGCGGGCGAGGTGTACGACGGCAGCTCGCCGCGCGAGTTCCCCGGCCGCACCGGCGCCAACTCGGTGAAGAACTCCCCCGGTGTGGCCTGCCGGGTGCCCAAGCAGTGCACCGTGCGCGAGGCCATGGTGAAGTCGGTCAACACCGTCTTCTTCGACATGGCCCTCAAGCTCGGCACGGGCAAGGTCGCCGAGGCGGCCCACCAGGCCGGCATCCCGCGCGAGGTCACCATCGGCGACACGACCACCAAGCTGCTCGTCGGCGAGGGCGGCACCGCGCCGGACGGCAACATCTCCATCGGTGGTGGCCAGACCCTGGTCCGGCCGTTCGACATCACCACGGCGTACGCGACGTTCGCGGCGCGCGGCGTGTACCACGAGCCGTTCTTCATCACGAAGATCGTGAACACCGAGGACCAGCCCGTCTACCAGCGGATCGACGAGTCCCGCCCGGCCTTCGACCCGGACCTGAAGAAGAGCCAGGACATCGCGGACAACGTCACCGACGTGCTCAAGGGCATCCCGACCGGCAAGATCGCCTGCGCGGGCGGTCGCGAGTGCGCCGGCAAGACCGGCACGCACGAGCTCCAGGGCAGCACGGAGAACGCGAAGGCGTGGATGGCGGGCTACACCCCGACGCTCGCGGCGAGCGTGTGGCTGGGCACCGACGCGGGCAACATCGCGCTGAAGGAGCCCAACGGCCGCACCGACATCTACGGCAGCGGCGTGCCCGGTCAGATCTGGAAGCGCTTCATGGACAAGGCCCTCAACGGCGCGCCCATGGAGAAGTTCCCGAGGCCGAACCCCATCGGCCAGTTCGAGGAACCGAAGATCACCACGACGACCACGACGACGACCGCCACGACGACGACCGAGAAGCGGGACGACGACCGGCCGCCGTCGCAGGACAAGCCGACCACGACGACGCCGACGACCACGACGACCACGACGCGGACCGGTGGTCCGTGCCGTCCGCCGCTGTGCACGACGACGTCGCAGGAGCCGGAACCCGACCCCATCGGCGGGGGCGGCGCACCGCCGAGCGGCTGAGCGGGTCGCACCGCGTGACGGAAGGGTCCGGCGTCCCCGCCGGGCCCTTCCGCGCTTCCGGGCCCTTCCGCGCTTCCGCCCCGACCGCGGACCTTCCCGACCTCACAACCTCCGTCGACCCGTACCCGTAGCATCCGTCCCCGTGGCCAGCCCTTCGCAGCACTCGCAGGCGAACCCCGACGGCGCCCAGGCGAACGCCGACGACACCGACTCCCTCGGCCCCGAGGAGCGGGTCAACCCGACCTGGACCGAGCCGCTCGCCCGGGCGGCCAGCAGACCGCTCGGCGGGCCGGTCGGCAGGCACGCCTCGGTGGGCAGGCAGTGGTTCTGGACACCGCTTCGGGTCGTGCTGCTGTTCGCGGTGGTCACGCTGGCGCTGGCGTGGTTCCAGAAGTCGCCGTGCGTCCAGCAGTACGTCGACGACAACGGCGTGGTGCAGCTCGACTGGCGGGGCAGCAGGCAGTTCGTCGCCATGTGCTATTCCGACACCGTGCCGCTCTACACGGCCGAGCGGCTGGACCGGGTCGACACGTTCCCGTACAAGACCTCGTGGGTCGACGACGAGGGCAAGCCGACGGCGCACGTGCGGTACATGGAGTACCCGGTGCTGACCGGCATGTTCATGCTGCTCAACGCCCGGATGGCGCAGGGCTGGACGGAGATCGCGGCGTCCGGCTGGCTGCCGTCGCCGATGACCGTGATCGTGTACTTCGACATCACCGCGCTGTGGCTGGCCCTGGCGTGGCTGGTCACGGCGTACGCGGTGGCGCAACTGGCGCGCCGACGGCCGTACGACGCGGTCCTGGTGGCGGTGTCGCCGCTGGTGATCGTGCACGCGTTCACCAACTTCGACACCCTGGCCACCGCGTTCGCCACGGCGGGCATGCTCGCCTGGGCGCGGAAGAAACCGCTGCTCGCCGGTCTGCTGCTGGGACTCGGCGGCGCGGCGAAGCTCTACCCGCTGTTCCTGCTCGGGCCGTTGCTGCTGCTGTGCTGGCGGTCCGGGAAGCTGAAGGCCGGGTTCACCACGGTCGCCACGACGTTCGCGACGTGGGCGGCGGTGAACGCGCCCATCGCCCTGGCCTACCCCGACGGGTGGCGCGAGTTCTTCCGGCTCAACACCGAGCGCGGCGTGGACCCGGACTCGCTCTACAACGTGGTCGCCCAGTGGACCGGCTGGCAGGGCTTCGACCCGGGGTTGACGCAGGGCCAGGCCCCCGAGGTGCTCAACACCGTGTCCGCCGTGCTGTTCCTGCTGTGCTGCGCGGCGATCGGGTTCGTGGCGCTGTCCGCGCCCCGGCGGCCGAGGTTCGCGCAGTTGGCGTTCCTGGTGGTGGCGGCGTTCCTGCTGACCAACAAGGTGTGGAGCCCGCAGTACTCGCTCTGGCTCGTGCCGCTGGCCGTGCTGGCGCTGCCCAGGTGGAAGCTGCTGCTGGCGTGGATGACGATCGACGCGCTGGTGTGGGTGCCCCGGATGATGTTCTACCTGGGCGTGGAGAACAAGGGCCTGCCGATCGACTGGTTCCTGGGCGCGGTCGTGGCGCGCGACGTCGCCGTGGTGGTGTTGTGCGTGCTCATCGTGCGCGAGATCTACCGGCCGGACCTGGACAAGGTGCGCCAGGCGGGCGACGACGACCCGGCGGGCGGCGTGTTCGACGGCGCACCGGACCGGTTCGCGCTGCGGTTCGGCACGCGGCGGCCGGTCGAGGCGGAACCGGTGGGGACGACGTCCTCGGCCTGATCGCCCGCGGCCCCGGGGGTGGTTCCGACCGAAGCGGGGATCGACCGGCCCTTGGAGGAGTGCCGCCCGCTCGGGACACTGGTACCGGAGCCGGGCCGCAGCGGCTGAGCGGGAGGACGGACGAGTGGGACTGGTCGGACTCGCCCTGGCGTTCGTCGCCGCGGCGATCCGGGTCGGGGTGGCGCTCGCGCCGGTGCGGAACGTGCCCGCGCGGCTCGCCCTGTTCGCCGCGCACGTCGGGCTGTCCGCGTGGGCGGTGGCCGCGACCGCCGCCGAGTACGGCGCGTCCGACGACCTCGTCCTGACGTGCGCGATCGTCGGGCCGGGAGCGCTGGTGGTGTTCGCCCGGCTGGGCGCGCTGCTGGTCCGGCGGAACGGCTGACGGCGCGACGGGTCCTCCGGGAGGTGCGGCGGGCCGGCGACGAGCCCCGTGCCGCGCACCCCGTGCGGGGGTGTCCGGCTCAGCGCTCCGCCGGCAGCGTTTCGCGTGACCGGGCGACGCGGCCGTCCCGGAAGGTCACCTCGGACCTGAGGAACACCAGGAACAGCGCCACCAGCAGCGCCGCCCGGCCCCACACGCCGATCACCACCGCCTGCGCCGAGAACCCGTCGTAGATGCCCGACGGCTGGGCGAACTCGATCGCGTAGTACCAGCGGAAGATGCCGATGCCCATCGCCAGGTCCGCCACGAAGTACGAGGCGATCCAGCCCCAGTGCACCCGCAGCAGCACGAACATGGGCACCAGCCACAGCGTGTACTGCGGCGAGTGGACCTTGTGCAGCAGCAGGAAGCCGCACAGCATGGCGGCCGACACCGGCACCCACGGGTAGGTGCCCTCCGCCTGGTACCGCCGCCAGCCGATCCAGCAGGCCAGGGCGAACGAGGCGAGGATGCCGACCGGGGACAGCACCGACACGAGCGACTGCATGTCGTCGTCCGCCATGAACGGCCGCATCGCCCAGAACCAGATCGAGTTCGTCGTGATGTCGACGCGGCGGAGGCCCTGGAACGCGAACGACGCCTTCCAGCCCTCCAGGCCGACCACGGCGAACGGCAGGTTGATCAGCACCACCGTGACGACGGACGCCAGCGCGACCTTCACCGCGCCCGCCCAGTCCCAGGACCGCCCGCGCGGCAGGTCGCGCCCGCCCGGTCCGCCGGTCAGCACGTACAGGCACAGCGGCAGCACGAAGATCGCCGGGTAGATCTTGAACGCGAACCCGATGCCGAGCAGCACGGACGCCACGACGGCCCGTTGCACCAGGGGCCGCTCCCGCTCGCCCCACCCCCGGTGCACCACGTAGACCGCCGCGACCGCGCAGAACACGACCGGCAGGTCCCAGTTGTGGAACGCGTAGAGCACCACCGGCGGGCCGATCGCCCACACCAGCGCCCGCCACCGGCTGAGCTTGCCGAGCAGGTACCCGGCGGCGAGCCCGAACGGGGCCATCAGCAGCGCCGAGAACAGCAGGAACGCGGCGTCGGTGTGCGCGAAGATCGCGCCCGCCCAGATCAGCAGGCCGGTCAGCACCGGGTACTCGACCACGCCGCCGACCAGCACGCCCTTGCTGTTGATGCTGCCGTGGACGTACGGGAAGACGTGCCGGTCGACGTCGCGCCCGATCCACAGGTGCTGGACGTCGGAGTAGCAGACCTCGGCCTTGTTGCGCTCCTCGTAGTCCGGCGCGCTGCGGCCCCACTGGTCGAACTCCGGGCCGGTGCACCGGTCCTTGTTCAGGAAGCCGGCGAACATCGTCAGCCCGCACAGGAGGACGACGACGGCCAGCCCGACGCGCCCGAAGCGGGACGCCCCCGGCGTGGCGCTCGCGCCACCCGGCACGGCCACCGCCTCCCGTGTCACGCTCATCGGCCCAGGTGCTCGCGGAGGAACGCGATGTCCTCGGCTTGCCCCTCGTCGGGTGTCTCGACCAGCACGGGCGAGCCGGCGGCGCCGGCCACCGCGACCAGCTGGTCGGGGTCGATCGTGCCGGACGCGATGTTGGCGTGCCGGTCGCGGGCCGAGCCGAACTCGTCGCGCGAGCTGTTGAGGTGCACGAGGTCGATGCGGCCGGTGATGGCCTTGACCCGGTCCACGATGCCCACCAGGTCCTCGCCGGAGGCGAACGCGTGGCAGGTGTCCAGGCAGAACCCGGCGTCGAACTCGCCGACCGCGTCCCACAGCCTGGCGAGCATGTCGAACGTGCGGGCCATGGCGTAGTCGCCGCCCGCGGTGTTCTCGATCAGGATCGGGACCGCGAACCCGCCCTTCTCGGCCTGCCGCTCGAACATCTTCCGCCAGTTGGCGACGCCGTCCATCGGGTCGTCGCCCTTGGTCACGTGGCCGCCGTGCACGATCAGCCCCTTGGCGCCGACCTTCGCGGCGGCCTCGGCGTGCTGGAGCACGATCTTGCGGGACGGGATGCGGATCTTGTTGTTGAGCGAGGCGACGTTCGCCAGGTAGGGCGCGTGGACGAAGACGTCCAGGTCGGAGGCCAGCAGGCCGTCCGTCTGCGGGTGCGGCTTCGGCGCCTTCCACCCCTGGGGGTCGGCCAGGAAGAACTGGACGACCTCGGCTCCGCGATCGACGGCGGCGCCGAGCGGGTCGTCGTCTCGGACGTGGGCCCCGATGCGCATAGCTGTGCAGGGTAGTCGGGACGTGCAACGCCCCGACGCCGGCCGCCGATGTGGAATTGTCGCCCGAGGGGGATGACTCGCGTCACCATCTGCACCTACGCTCGTTACTTGTAAGTAGGAAACGTGTGCCGCACGTCTGAGGAGGCCACCATGCGGACCCGGCTCACCCGGCTCTCGGTCGCGTCCGCCGTGGTGTTCCTGGTCGGCACGGCGGGCGCGTTCGGCGGCGCGGGTACGGCGCGGGCCGCCGAACCGGTGGTCGTCGGCAGTTGCGCGACCACCGTCCGGGGAACGCCGGGCACGCCGGTCGCGCTGAGCCCCGGCGCGGTGCTCGACCCCGTGGTCGACCTGGTCAGGGCCGTCCCGCTGCTGGGTCCGCCGCTCGCGGAGCCGTTCCGGAAGGCGTTCGCGGCGATGCCGCCCATCCCGATCGGCGCGATCCCCACCGGCAAGGGTGTCATCACCGGTGGCGAGATCGCGAACAGGGTGAACGCCGAGCTGGGCAGGCTGCCGCTGCTCGGGCCGATCATCACCACGCTCACCGGCCAGGTGCAGAAGACCCTGGCCGGGTTGTGCGGCGTCACCGTCGAGGGCGTCAACGCGGCCGCCGCCCCCGTCCAGGACGGGTCGAAGGCGCTGGCCGACGCCTCGCAGAAGGCCGTGGAGCAGGTCGTACCCGGCGCGCCCGGCACGAAGCCCCAGCCCAACCCCGGCACTCCGCCGCCCACCGGTCAGCCCGGGACCACGCCCGCCACCGGCACGCCCGGCGCGACGCCCGGTGGCGCCCAGAGCCCGTTCACGCCGGTCGGCGGGGTCGGCGCGATCGACCTGCCGCTGTACGGCTCGAACCCGTGGGGCGGCAACTTCGGCCGCGTGCCGCTGTTCGGCTACGGCGCCCTGCCGTTCGCGGTGCCCGGCCAGTACTCGCCGTCCCCCGGCGTGCGCTACGGCGGCGGCGTGAGCGGCTACCGGCCCGGTCACGGGCTGCCCGGCACCGGCGACGCGGACGGCGTGCAGACCGCCGGTCGCGCGCAGGCGCTGCCCGACGTCGGCCGGATGGGCGGCGGGGTGGCGGCCCCCGTGCTGCTCGCGGTGCTGCTGCTGTCCTGCGTCACCGGCGCGCTCGTGCGGACCTGGGTGCTGCGGCGCGCGGTGGCGTGAGCGCCCGCGCGACCCCGAAAGGCCCACTCCCGGGCGGCTCACCCATCCGGCGGCCGTGACCCTCCGTCAATCTTTCACGCGTTCGCCCCCTACCTGACAACTCTGGGTAGTGGGAGCGTTACCTGGTCGTCATCCGCGATCCCCGAAGGGGCACCTCGATGACCAGCCGAACCCTGCCCGCGCCGCTGTCCCTCTGCCTCGCGGCAGCGCTCGCCACCGCGCTCACCACCGTGGTCGCCCCGGCGGCGCCCGCCGCGCCCGCCCTCCCCGGCGACACGCCGGTCTCCGCCGACGGGCGGGTCGGCGGCACGCCCGTCCCGGCCGCGCACCCGCCCTCGGCCGGGTCCACCGGCACCGGGAACCCCGCCGACGCACGCGGCGTGCGCCCCGTGACCGGCGCCGGGCCGCGCGTGGTCGCCCCCGACGAGCAGTCGACCGCGTCGATCATCGCGCCGGACGAGCGCACCCGGGTCAACCCGACCACGGTCTACCCCGCGCGGGCCAACGTCTACTTCACCTACACCAAGCCCAACGGGGCGACGAGCTGGTGCACGGGCTGGCTGTACGCGGCGAACGCCGTCGCCACCGCGGGCCACTGCGTGCACTCCGGCGGCCCGTCCGGCGGCTGGAACACCAACTTCACCGTCCACCCCGGCCGCAACGGCACCACCTCGCCGTACGGCAGCTGCGGCACGTCCGCCGTCCACAGCGTCACCGGGTGGGTCCAGGACGCGAGCGTCGAGTACGACTACGCGGGCCTCAAGCTCGACTGCACGATCGGCACCACCACCGGCTGGTACGGCATGAACTGGGCCGCCACGCCGACCGTCGGCACCCCGGTGACCAGCGCCGGCTACCCGCAGGACAAGCCGAGCGCCACCCAGTGGACCACCACCAGCGCGATCTCCGCCGTCCACACCCGCCAGCTCGCCTACCACCTGGACACCACGGGCGGGCAGAGCGGTTCGCCCGTCCACCACGTCGGCTGCTCGACGTACTGCGCCGACGCGGTGCACGCCTACGGCTACGGGGACCACAACAGGGGCACCCGGATCACCGAGGCGGCGTTCACGAACCTCCACAACTGGAAGCTGTGAGCGACGCCCGCCCCGCCCGGACAGACCCCCGGACGAACCCGCCCGGGGGTTTGTTACCCTTTTCGGGTTGCTGACGCGACAGACCCTCCTGCCACGGAACGTCCGTGGCCGCCGAGTCCACAGGAGGTGAGTGGTCCACATGCGTCATTACGAAGTGATGGTCATCCTCGACCCGAGTCTCGACGAGCGCACGATCGCGCCGTCCCTCGACACGTTCCTCAACGTCATCCGCACCACGGGTGGCAACGTCGAGAAGGTCGACGTGTGGGGCAAGCGCCGGTTGAGCTTCGAGATCAACAAGAACGCGGAAGGCATCTACGCCATCCTCGACCTGACCTCGACTCCCGACGCGGTGAAGGAGCTCGACCGCCAGCTCGGCCTCCAGGAGACGGTGCTCCGGACCAAGGTCCTGCGCCGCGACCCCGTCCGGGCCGCCAAGACCGCGGCGAAGGTCGCGGCCAGGGCCGACGCCAAGGCAGCCGCGAAGGCAGCCAAGGCAGCCAGGGTCTAGGAGCCTCCGACCATGGCCGGCGAGACGACGATCACGGTGGTCGGGAACCTGACCGCCGATCCCGAACTGCGCTTCACCCAGTCCGGCGCCGCGGTGGCGAGCTTCACGGTCGCCTCCACGCCTCGCACCTTCGACAAGGCGAGCGGCGAGTGGAAGGACGGCGAGGCGCTGTTCCTGCGGTGCAACGTGTGGCGGCAGGTCGCGGAGAACGTGGCCGAATCGCTCACCCGCGGCTCGCGCGTGCTCGTGTCCGGGCGACTTCGCCAGCGTTCCTTCGAGACGAAGGAAGGCGAGAAGCGCACCGTCATCGAGCTGGAGGTCGACGAGATCGGCCCCTCCCTGCGCTACGCGACCGCGAAGGTCAACAAGGTGAGCAGGGGTGACGGCGGCGGCGGCTTCGGCGGCGGCGGCGGTCAGTCCCGCGGCGGCGGTGGCGGTGGCGCCCCGGCAGACGACCCGTGGGGTTCCGCCCCGCCGGCCGGCTCCGGCGGCTTCGCCGACGAGCCCCCCTTCTAGACCGCGCACCGGTCAACCCACACTTCACCGCGTAACACCAGGAGTCCACACATGGCCAAGCCGCCTGTGCGCAAGCCCAAGAAGAAGGTCTGCGCGTTCTGCAAGGACAAGAACGCCAACCTCATCGACTACAAGGACACCACCCTGCTCCGGAAGTACATCTCGGACCGGGGCAAGATCCGCGCCCGCCGGGTGACCGGCAACTGCTCCCAGCACCAGCGCGACGTCGCGGTCGCCGTCAAGAACGCCCGCGAGATGGCGCTGCTGCCCTACACCTCGACGGCTCGCTGAGAAAGGGGACGGCATCGTGAAGCTCATCCTCACCGCTGACGTGACCGGCCTCGGCGGCCCCGGCGACATCGTCGAGGTCAAGGACGGCTACGGCCGCAACTACCTGCTGCCCCGCGGCCTGGCGATCGCCGCCACCAAGGGCGCGGCCAAGCAGGTCGAGGTCATCCGCCGTGCCCAGGAGACCCGTCGGGTCCGCGACCTGGACCACGCCAAGGAGATCAAGTCCTCCCTGGAGGGCCTCGGCTCCGTGACGCTCAAGGCCAAGGCCGCGGCGGGCTCGAAGAAGCTGTTCGGCTCCGTCACCTCGTCCGACGTCGTGTCGGCCGTGCGCGCGGCCGGCGGCCCCACGCTGGACAAGCGGGCCGTCGAGCTGGCGGGCCACATCAAGACCCTCGGCAAGCACTCGGTGAACGTCCGGCTCCACCCGGAGGTCACCGTCGCGCTGGCCGTCGAGGTCGCGGCCCAGGGCTGATCCCAGGGGTTTCTCCACACGGGAGCGCCGTTCGACCAGGTGTTCTGGTCGCACGGCGCTTTCGTGCGTTCGGCTGTGGACAACTCGTGTGACGGGGTGTGCGCGACACGCCGAAGAGGCGGTAACACGCGACACGCCGGGGCTGTGACAAACCGGTTGTCCACAAATTCATCCACAGGGCCTGAGCTGGCATAACTTCTGTCACGGGCCGACTTGTACCCAAGTTGTCCACAGGTTTCCCCAGCCCTGTGGCCAGGTTCGGCCAACCATCCCCAAGCTGTCCACCGAGTTGTCCACAGCCCCGTTTGCCTGGTCCAACCGGGTGGCTCTAGCGTCGCTGAATCGCCGCGCGCCGGTTACCGGCTTTTGTCGGTCCGACGGGGTAGAACATCCGAACGGCAGCAGATTGGGGTGAGTGCACGGTGGCGCTGGTGGACGACCGGGGCATGGCCGAG
This region of Saccharothrix longispora genomic DNA includes:
- a CDS encoding transglycosylase domain-containing protein translates to MQQSTPREPQLLTHREDEVEVEPFYDDEYDEELTEAEARVVRRKRIWRRVRRTTYVALGLMMLAPVVAFAVAYQVVEVPIPEEIAAQQGKAISIRYSDGSEMVRIASGEANRTMIKYEDLPDSIKQAVFAAEDPTFETNLGFDMTAIARAVYYQVTGGDSGGSGLTQQYVKKATGKEDGTITRKFNEMVTAYKMSEQQDKKDILTAYLNTIYFGKGAYGIKTAAKAYFGIDDLQQVTHSQAALLAGMIQNPSRSEQAAYTAERWDYVMRRLLEMNWITQEYRDTEKFPVIVEQAEQGGLTGARLHIRQQILNEMSSEKVDWDLEKLQSIGGTVHTTIDPAMQAAAEQAVGEVMQGQNPELRTSMSAIDPATGAVKAYWGGADGGGIDYQTGTLQEPGSSFKPFDFVAALQAGEGAGEVYDGSSPREFPGRTGANSVKNSPGVACRVPKQCTVREAMVKSVNTVFFDMALKLGTGKVAEAAHQAGIPREVTIGDTTTKLLVGEGGTAPDGNISIGGGQTLVRPFDITTAYATFAARGVYHEPFFITKIVNTEDQPVYQRIDESRPAFDPDLKKSQDIADNVTDVLKGIPTGKIACAGGRECAGKTGTHELQGSTENAKAWMAGYTPTLAASVWLGTDAGNIALKEPNGRTDIYGSGVPGQIWKRFMDKALNGAPMEKFPRPNPIGQFEEPKITTTTTTTTATTTTEKRDDDRPPSQDKPTTTTPTTTTTTTRTGGPCRPPLCTTTSQEPEPDPIGGGGAPPSG
- a CDS encoding glycosyltransferase family 87 protein, whose product is MASPSQHSQANPDGAQANADDTDSLGPEERVNPTWTEPLARAASRPLGGPVGRHASVGRQWFWTPLRVVLLFAVVTLALAWFQKSPCVQQYVDDNGVVQLDWRGSRQFVAMCYSDTVPLYTAERLDRVDTFPYKTSWVDDEGKPTAHVRYMEYPVLTGMFMLLNARMAQGWTEIAASGWLPSPMTVIVYFDITALWLALAWLVTAYAVAQLARRRPYDAVLVAVSPLVIVHAFTNFDTLATAFATAGMLAWARKKPLLAGLLLGLGGAAKLYPLFLLGPLLLLCWRSGKLKAGFTTVATTFATWAAVNAPIALAYPDGWREFFRLNTERGVDPDSLYNVVAQWTGWQGFDPGLTQGQAPEVLNTVSAVLFLLCCAAIGFVALSAPRRPRFAQLAFLVVAAFLLTNKVWSPQYSLWLVPLAVLALPRWKLLLAWMTIDALVWVPRMMFYLGVENKGLPIDWFLGAVVARDVAVVVLCVLIVREIYRPDLDKVRQAGDDDPAGGVFDGAPDRFALRFGTRRPVEAEPVGTTSSA
- a CDS encoding glycosyltransferase family 87 protein is translated as MSVTREAVAVPGGASATPGASRFGRVGLAVVVLLCGLTMFAGFLNKDRCTGPEFDQWGRSAPDYEERNKAEVCYSDVQHLWIGRDVDRHVFPYVHGSINSKGVLVGGVVEYPVLTGLLIWAGAIFAHTDAAFLLFSALLMAPFGLAAGYLLGKLSRWRALVWAIGPPVVLYAFHNWDLPVVFCAVAAVYVVHRGWGERERPLVQRAVVASVLLGIGFAFKIYPAIFVLPLCLYVLTGGPGGRDLPRGRSWDWAGAVKVALASVVTVVLINLPFAVVGLEGWKASFAFQGLRRVDITTNSIWFWAMRPFMADDDMQSLVSVLSPVGILASFALACWIGWRRYQAEGTYPWVPVSAAMLCGFLLLHKVHSPQYTLWLVPMFVLLRVHWGWIASYFVADLAMGIGIFRWYYAIEFAQPSGIYDGFSAQAVVIGVWGRAALLVALFLVFLRSEVTFRDGRVARSRETLPAER
- a CDS encoding deoxyribonuclease IV — its product is MRIGAHVRDDDPLGAAVDRGAEVVQFFLADPQGWKAPKPHPQTDGLLASDLDVFVHAPYLANVASLNNKIRIPSRKIVLQHAEAAAKVGAKGLIVHGGHVTKGDDPMDGVANWRKMFERQAEKGGFAVPILIENTAGGDYAMARTFDMLARLWDAVGEFDAGFCLDTCHAFASGEDLVGIVDRVKAITGRIDLVHLNSSRDEFGSARDRHANIASGTIDPDQLVAVAGAAGSPVLVETPDEGQAEDIAFLREHLGR
- a CDS encoding trypsin-like serine peptidase is translated as MTSRTLPAPLSLCLAAALATALTTVVAPAAPAAPALPGDTPVSADGRVGGTPVPAAHPPSAGSTGTGNPADARGVRPVTGAGPRVVAPDEQSTASIIAPDERTRVNPTTVYPARANVYFTYTKPNGATSWCTGWLYAANAVATAGHCVHSGGPSGGWNTNFTVHPGRNGTTSPYGSCGTSAVHSVTGWVQDASVEYDYAGLKLDCTIGTTTGWYGMNWAATPTVGTPVTSAGYPQDKPSATQWTTTSAISAVHTRQLAYHLDTTGGQSGSPVHHVGCSTYCADAVHAYGYGDHNRGTRITEAAFTNLHNWKL
- the rpsF gene encoding 30S ribosomal protein S6, yielding MRHYEVMVILDPSLDERTIAPSLDTFLNVIRTTGGNVEKVDVWGKRRLSFEINKNAEGIYAILDLTSTPDAVKELDRQLGLQETVLRTKVLRRDPVRAAKTAAKVAARADAKAAAKAAKAARV
- a CDS encoding single-stranded DNA-binding protein, whose protein sequence is MAGETTITVVGNLTADPELRFTQSGAAVASFTVASTPRTFDKASGEWKDGEALFLRCNVWRQVAENVAESLTRGSRVLVSGRLRQRSFETKEGEKRTVIELEVDEIGPSLRYATAKVNKVSRGDGGGGFGGGGGQSRGGGGGGAPADDPWGSAPPAGSGGFADEPPF
- the rpsR gene encoding 30S ribosomal protein S18, yielding MAKPPVRKPKKKVCAFCKDKNANLIDYKDTTLLRKYISDRGKIRARRVTGNCSQHQRDVAVAVKNAREMALLPYTSTAR
- the rplI gene encoding 50S ribosomal protein L9, which codes for MVKLILTADVTGLGGPGDIVEVKDGYGRNYLLPRGLAIAATKGAAKQVEVIRRAQETRRVRDLDHAKEIKSSLEGLGSVTLKAKAAAGSKKLFGSVTSSDVVSAVRAAGGPTLDKRAVELAGHIKTLGKHSVNVRLHPEVTVALAVEVAAQG